GACCCTGATGAACGAGGGCGGCAACCCGATCCCTCCTGGCACGAGCCGCTGGGATACCCCCGTCGGGCTGGCCGTGCGCCGCCACTGCGCTCCGGTGCTCGGTCTGGAGCCGTTCGCGGACCCGGCCGAGTACCTCGCGCGGCGGGGCCAGCTCGGGCCGGCCGAGGTCAACCGCCGGTTACTCGCGGCGGCCGGCCTGGGCGGCCAGATCATCGACACCGGCTACCGCTCGGACGATATCGCCAGCCCGACCGAGATGTCCGAGATCGTCGGCGTGCCCACCTGGGAGATCGTGCGGTTGGAGCGGGTGGCCGAGGACGCGGCGGCCAGCGGCGTCACGGCGGAGGGCTACCCGCGGGCGTTCCGCGACACCCTGGCTGCGCGGGCGGCGTCGGCGGTCGGGTTCAAGTCGGTGCTGGCCTACCGGGGCGGCTTCGCCGTCGATGCGGCCCCGCCCAGCGACGCCGAGGTGACGGCCGCCGCCGGCCGGTGGCTCGCGGCTGCCGGCGCTGGCGGCGCATCGGCCCGCGTGACCGATCCGGTCCTGCTCCGGTTCGGCATCTGGGCCGCGGCCGAGGTCGGGCGGGCGCGCGGCCTGCCGATCCAGTTCCACGTCGGCTACGGCGACAC
This genomic interval from Chloroflexota bacterium contains the following:
- a CDS encoding amidohydrolase family protein; the protein is MQQPLSDLQLQTLMNEGGNPIPPGTSRWDTPVGLAVRRHCAPVLGLEPFADPAEYLARRGQLGPAEVNRRLLAAAGLGGQIIDTGYRSDDIASPTEMSEIVGVPTWEIVRLERVAEDAAASGVTAEGYPRAFRDTLAARAASAVGFKSVLAYRGGFAVDAAPPSDAEVTAAAGRWLAAAGAGGASARVTDPVLLRFGIWAAAEVGRARGLPIQFHVGYGDTDLTLHQSNPSLLSELIRRLGTLGTGVVLLHCYPYHREAAYLADAFPNVVFDLGLALSFTGASAGRVLADAMELAPFTKHLYSSDGFGAAELHYLGARHFRDGLARVLGGWIDDGACTLREAERIARLIASENARRVYPLG